One region of Streptomyces leeuwenhoekii genomic DNA includes:
- a CDS encoding FAD-binding and (Fe-S)-binding domain-containing protein codes for MTELEAALRGAVRGEVAFDAASRALTTMDASNYRRVPLGVVAPRDADDVAAVLQVCRERGVPVVARGGGTSIAGQATGTGVVLDFTRHMNRIVSLDPEARTAVVQPGLVLDRLQEAAAPHGLRFGPDPSTHSRCTLGGMIGNNSCGSHSVAWGTTADSVRELTVLTARGRQLRLGRGWAGAPEGLRELVEGELARLRTGFPDLPRRISGYALDALLPERGADVARSFCGSEGTLGVLTEAVVRLVEAPRARALAVLGYGDESAAAEAAAGLLPLEPLTVEGMAADLVPSAAGLPRGGAWLFVETGGETAGEARARAEAVVRAAGVGDALVVTDPGEQRALWRIREDAAGTATRMPDGSEAWPGWEDCAVPPARLGAYLRDFRGLLAAHGLRGTPYGHFGDGCIHVRIDFDLLTEAGIGRFRRFSEELAELVVAHGGSLSGEHGDGQARAELLPRMYGEETVALFKRAKAVWDPDDLLNPGMLVRPAPLDANLRFAVLPREPVDVAFGYPADGGDFSAAVRRCVGVAKCRTASVSGPAVMCPSFRVTGEEAHSTRGRARLLHEMLAGELVTDGWRSTEVRDALDLCLSCKGCRSDCPAGVDMAAYKAEFLHHHYAGRRRPAAHYAMGWLPLWLRWADRTRLARPAGALVSVRPLAALVKRLGGIAAEREIPRPAGETFSRWWRRRGAAGSGVTGDLVVLWPDTFTEHLSPSVGRAAVRVLEAAGLRVVPPPTRRPRVRGAGDGASRSAAVATARRGRVCCGLTYVSTGQLDRARAVMRRTLDLMEPVLDTGAPVVVLEPSCAAALRTDLPELLPGDPRAARLAARVLTFAETLERHAPGWAPPDVGRPVTGQTHCHQHAVLGDAADRRLRAAAGLTGELSGGCCGLAGNFGFERGHFAVSAACAEERLLPAVRDAPPGAVVLADGFSCRTQLEQLAGVRGRHLAEVLAEALERGVPGGGDAGGRGAG; via the coding sequence GGTCGCGCCGCGCGACGCCGACGACGTGGCGGCGGTGCTTCAGGTGTGCCGGGAGCGCGGGGTGCCGGTGGTGGCGCGCGGCGGGGGCACGTCGATCGCGGGGCAGGCCACGGGCACGGGGGTGGTCCTGGACTTCACCCGGCACATGAACCGGATCGTGTCGCTGGACCCGGAGGCGCGCACGGCCGTCGTCCAGCCGGGGCTGGTCCTCGACCGGCTCCAGGAGGCCGCCGCACCGCACGGGCTGCGCTTCGGGCCCGACCCCTCCACGCACAGCCGGTGCACCCTCGGCGGGATGATCGGCAACAACTCCTGCGGCTCCCACTCGGTGGCCTGGGGCACCACGGCGGACAGCGTGCGGGAACTGACGGTGCTCACCGCGCGCGGCCGGCAGTTGCGGCTGGGGCGGGGATGGGCCGGGGCGCCCGAGGGGCTGCGGGAGCTGGTGGAGGGCGAGCTGGCCCGGCTGCGGACGGGTTTCCCCGACCTGCCCCGCCGTATCTCCGGGTACGCGCTGGACGCGCTGCTGCCGGAGCGGGGCGCGGACGTCGCCCGTTCCTTCTGCGGCTCCGAGGGCACCCTCGGGGTGCTGACGGAGGCGGTCGTGCGGCTGGTCGAGGCGCCCCGCGCGCGGGCGCTGGCGGTGCTGGGGTACGGCGACGAGAGCGCGGCGGCCGAGGCGGCGGCCGGGCTGCTGCCCCTGGAGCCGCTGACGGTGGAGGGCATGGCGGCCGATCTGGTGCCGTCGGCGGCCGGACTGCCGCGCGGCGGGGCCTGGCTGTTCGTGGAGACGGGCGGCGAGACGGCCGGGGAGGCCCGCGCGCGGGCGGAGGCGGTCGTGCGGGCGGCCGGTGTCGGCGACGCGCTCGTGGTCACCGACCCCGGGGAGCAGCGGGCGCTGTGGCGGATCCGGGAGGACGCCGCCGGTACGGCGACGCGCATGCCGGACGGCTCCGAGGCCTGGCCGGGCTGGGAGGACTGCGCGGTGCCGCCCGCCCGGCTCGGCGCGTACCTGCGCGACTTCCGGGGCCTGCTCGCCGCGCACGGCCTGCGCGGGACGCCGTACGGGCACTTCGGGGACGGCTGCATCCACGTCCGTATCGACTTCGACCTGCTGACCGAGGCGGGGATCGGCCGCTTCCGGCGCTTCTCGGAGGAGCTGGCCGAGCTGGTGGTGGCGCACGGCGGTTCGCTGTCCGGGGAGCACGGCGACGGGCAGGCGCGGGCCGAGCTGCTGCCGAGGATGTACGGCGAGGAGACGGTCGCCCTGTTCAAGCGGGCCAAGGCCGTCTGGGACCCGGACGACCTGCTCAACCCGGGGATGCTGGTCCGCCCGGCGCCCCTGGACGCCAACCTGCGGTTCGCCGTCCTGCCGCGCGAGCCGGTGGACGTCGCCTTCGGCTACCCGGCCGACGGCGGTGACTTCTCCGCGGCCGTCCGCCGCTGCGTCGGCGTCGCCAAGTGCCGTACGGCGTCGGTGTCCGGGCCCGCGGTCATGTGCCCGTCCTTCCGGGTGACGGGCGAGGAGGCGCACTCCACGCGCGGGCGGGCCCGGCTGCTGCACGAGATGCTCGCCGGGGAGCTGGTCACCGACGGCTGGCGGTCGACGGAGGTCCGCGACGCGCTGGATCTGTGCCTGTCCTGCAAGGGGTGCCGGTCGGACTGCCCGGCCGGGGTCGACATGGCCGCCTACAAGGCGGAGTTCCTGCACCACCACTACGCCGGGCGCCGCCGCCCCGCCGCGCACTACGCGATGGGGTGGCTGCCGCTGTGGCTGCGGTGGGCGGACCGTACGCGCCTGGCTCGGCCCGCCGGTGCCCTGGTGTCCGTGCGCCCGCTGGCCGCGCTGGTCAAGCGGCTCGGCGGCATCGCGGCCGAACGGGAGATCCCGCGGCCGGCGGGGGAGACCTTCAGCCGGTGGTGGCGCCGTCGCGGGGCCGCCGGGAGCGGGGTGACGGGTGACCTGGTGGTGCTGTGGCCCGACACGTTCACCGAGCATCTGTCGCCGTCCGTGGGGCGGGCCGCCGTGCGGGTGCTGGAGGCGGCCGGGCTGCGGGTGGTGCCGCCCCCGACGCGGCGTCCGCGCGTCCGGGGTGCCGGGGACGGCGCGTCCCGGTCGGCGGCGGTGGCGACGGCCCGCCGGGGCCGGGTCTGCTGCGGGCTGACGTACGTCTCCACGGGCCAGCTCGACCGGGCCCGCGCGGTCATGCGGCGCACCCTGGACCTGATGGAGCCGGTGCTGGACACCGGCGCCCCCGTCGTCGTCCTGGAGCCGAGCTGTGCCGCCGCCCTGCGCACCGACCTGCCGGAGCTGCTGCCGGGCGACCCGCGTGCCGCCCGCCTCGCCGCCCGGGTCCTCACCTTCGCCGAGACGCTGGAACGCCACGCCCCCGGCTGGGCACCGCCGGACGTCGGCCGTCCTGTCACCGGGCAGACCCACTGCCACCAGCACGCGGTCCTCGGCGACGCGGCCGACCGCCGCCTGCGCGCCGCCGCGGGCCTGACCGGGGAGCTGAGCGGCGGCTGCTGCGGTCTCGCCGGGAACTTCGGCTTCGAGCGGGGCCACTTCGCGGTGTCGGCCGCCTGCGCGGAGGAGCGACTGCTGCCCGCGGTGCGGGACGCGCCGCCCGGTGCGGTGGTCCTGGCCGACGGCTTCTCCTGCCGGACACAGCTCGAACAACTCGCCGGGGTGCGGGGGCGGCACCTGGCGGAGGTACTGGCGGAGGCGCTGGAGCGGGGGGTGCCGGGTGGAGGGGATGCGGGCGGGAGGGGTGCCGGGTGA
- a CDS encoding Rrf2 family transcriptional regulator, producing the protein MSANSRLTIAAHALAWIGLYQRQGHEVATSEQIATSANTNPVVIRRLLGELRRAGLVESRRGVGAGWSLARELESMTLLDVYEAVEPGPLFAMHRTTPDQECVVGRGIQPAMHSIYEGIEKTLRNELARVTLESVLRDVLAAPR; encoded by the coding sequence ATGAGCGCCAACAGCAGGCTGACCATCGCCGCCCACGCGCTGGCCTGGATCGGCCTCTATCAGCGCCAGGGCCATGAGGTCGCCACCTCCGAGCAGATCGCGACCAGCGCGAACACCAACCCGGTGGTGATCAGACGGCTGCTCGGCGAGCTGCGCAGGGCCGGGCTCGTGGAGTCCCGGCGGGGCGTGGGCGCGGGCTGGTCGCTGGCGCGCGAGCTGGAGTCGATGACCCTGCTCGACGTGTACGAGGCAGTGGAACCCGGCCCGCTGTTCGCGATGCACCGCACCACCCCGGACCAGGAATGCGTGGTGGGTCGCGGCATCCAGCCGGCCATGCACAGCATCTACGAGGGCATCGAGAAGACCCTGAGAAACGAGCTGGCCCGCGTCACGCTCGAGAGCGTACTCCGGGACGTACTCGCGGCACCTCGCTAG
- a CDS encoding SDR family NAD(P)-dependent oxidoreductase, producing the protein MNKPLMGKVALVTGGSRGLGAATVRLLAEQGADVAFTYVSSEKQAQAVVDDVRGKGAEAVAFRSDQADTGRAPALIDDVVAHFGGLDILVNNAAISVAGTVDDPDADTAALDRMHATNYLGVIAVIRAASRVLREGGRIITVSSGLGSRVGAPGLADYSATKAGIERYTMGVARDLGPRNITANVVEAGLMEGGMQPPDPETLKALIGSLSLQRMGHPDEIAAAIAFLASPAASYVTGAVLDAHGGYNA; encoded by the coding sequence ATGAACAAGCCACTGATGGGCAAGGTCGCCCTGGTCACCGGGGGGTCGCGCGGGCTGGGAGCCGCGACCGTACGGCTGCTGGCCGAGCAGGGCGCCGACGTCGCCTTCACCTACGTCAGCTCCGAGAAGCAGGCGCAGGCCGTCGTCGACGACGTGCGCGGCAAGGGAGCCGAGGCCGTCGCCTTCCGGTCCGACCAGGCGGACACCGGCCGGGCGCCGGCGCTGATCGACGACGTGGTCGCGCACTTCGGCGGCCTGGACATCCTCGTCAACAACGCGGCGATCTCCGTGGCTGGCACGGTGGACGACCCGGACGCCGACACCGCCGCACTGGACCGGATGCACGCCACCAACTACCTCGGCGTGATCGCCGTCATCCGGGCCGCCTCCCGAGTGCTGCGCGAGGGCGGCCGCATCATCACGGTGAGCTCCGGGCTTGGCTCCCGGGTCGGCGCCCCCGGCCTGGCCGACTACTCGGCGACCAAGGCCGGGATCGAGCGATACACCATGGGCGTCGCACGCGACCTCGGGCCCCGGAACATCACGGCCAACGTCGTGGAGGCCGGACTGATGGAGGGCGGCATGCAGCCGCCGGACCCCGAGACCCTGAAGGCCCTGATCGGTTCGCTGTCCCTGCAGCGCATGGGACACCCCGACGAAATCGCCGCGGCGATCGCCTTTCTCGCGAGCCCCGCCGCGTCGTACGTCACGGGCGCGGTGCTGGACGCCCACGGCGGCTACAACGCCTGA
- a CDS encoding EamA family transporter, whose product MSSPSATPGTPPPAVPAPELAAAGAGDRAASAPGGSPGRRAALGSVGLVLAGGVSVQFGGALAVTLMPRAGALGIVTLRLLVAAVVLLLVCRPRLRGHSRADWGTVIVFGVAMAGMNGLFYQAVARIPMGPAVTLEVLGPLALSVLASRRAVNLVWAALALAGVALLGGGDFSGLDPAGVAFALGAGAMWAAYIVFSARTGRRFPQADGLALAMAVGAVLFLPLGIAESGAALVDPVTLALGGAVALLSSVLPYTLELLALRRLPASTFAVLMSLEPALAATAGFLVLDQALTAPQAAAIALVVAASMGAVRTQVGGGGKP is encoded by the coding sequence GTGAGCAGCCCCAGCGCCACCCCCGGCACCCCGCCACCGGCCGTCCCCGCCCCGGAGCTCGCGGCGGCGGGCGCCGGCGACCGCGCGGCTTCCGCGCCGGGCGGCTCCCCCGGTCGCCGGGCCGCCCTGGGGTCGGTCGGACTGGTCCTCGCCGGCGGTGTCTCGGTGCAGTTCGGCGGCGCGCTGGCGGTGACCCTGATGCCCCGGGCGGGGGCGCTCGGCATCGTGACGCTCCGCCTGCTGGTGGCCGCCGTCGTACTGCTGCTCGTCTGCCGCCCCCGGCTGCGCGGCCACTCCCGCGCCGACTGGGGCACGGTGATCGTCTTCGGTGTCGCCATGGCCGGGATGAACGGCCTCTTCTACCAGGCCGTGGCCCGTATCCCGATGGGACCGGCCGTCACCCTGGAGGTGCTCGGCCCGCTGGCGCTGTCGGTCCTCGCCTCCCGCCGCGCGGTCAACCTCGTCTGGGCCGCGCTCGCCCTCGCGGGCGTGGCCCTTCTCGGCGGTGGTGACTTCTCGGGCCTGGACCCGGCCGGTGTGGCGTTCGCGCTGGGCGCGGGCGCGATGTGGGCGGCGTACATCGTCTTCAGCGCGCGGACGGGACGCCGCTTCCCGCAGGCCGACGGGCTCGCCCTCGCCATGGCGGTCGGGGCGGTGCTGTTCCTGCCGCTCGGCATCGCCGAGTCCGGGGCCGCGCTGGTGGACCCGGTGACGCTCGCGCTCGGCGGCGCGGTCGCCCTGCTCTCCTCCGTCCTGCCCTACACCCTCGAACTGCTCGCGCTGCGGCGCCTGCCCGCCTCCACCTTCGCCGTCCTGATGAGCCTGGAGCCGGCCCTCGCCGCCACGGCCGGTTTCCTCGTCCTCGACCAGGCCCTGACCGCCCCCCAGGCCGCCGCCATCGCGCTGGTCGTGGCGGCGAGCATGGGGGCGGTGCGGACGCAGGTGGGGGGCGGCGGGAAGCCGTGA
- a CDS encoding MBL fold metallo-hydrolase, whose protein sequence is MNRSTFLRAASAAVATAASVALLAACGGEDSADEGKDKGKAAAGSAEPKAAAGSASPAAAGGFTVTHVGGPTTILEIAGARLLLDPTFDQPKKYKSGLEKTQAPAFGPDRLGKIDAVLLSHDQHDDNLDDSGRELLKDVPVVLSTPGAHKRLGDHVTGMKSWQTEELKTSRGTIVVTAVPALHGPDGVDRGADGEVTGFVLSGEGVPTTYISGDNASVKVAGQVGDRVKKEIGPIDTAILFAGAARTPAILDNAPLTLTSRNAALVAKDLDPRRVVAVHTDSWNIYSEDMKSLEKAFQDQGIADKLVGLEPDGTPRKLS, encoded by the coding sequence GTGAACCGTTCGACGTTCCTGCGCGCCGCCTCGGCCGCCGTCGCCACCGCCGCGAGCGTGGCCCTCCTCGCCGCCTGCGGGGGCGAGGACTCCGCGGACGAGGGGAAGGACAAGGGCAAGGCCGCCGCCGGGTCGGCCGAGCCCAAGGCCGCCGCCGGCTCCGCGTCCCCGGCCGCCGCCGGCGGCTTCACCGTCACGCACGTGGGCGGGCCGACCACGATCCTGGAGATCGCCGGCGCGCGGCTGCTGCTCGACCCGACCTTCGACCAGCCCAAGAAGTACAAGAGCGGTCTGGAGAAGACGCAGGCTCCCGCGTTCGGCCCCGACCGGCTCGGGAAGATCGACGCCGTGCTGCTCTCCCACGACCAGCACGACGACAACCTCGACGACTCGGGCCGCGAGCTGCTGAAGGACGTGCCCGTCGTCCTCTCCACGCCCGGCGCGCACAAGCGGCTCGGCGACCACGTCACGGGCATGAAGAGCTGGCAGACCGAGGAGCTGAAGACCTCCCGCGGCACCATCGTGGTCACGGCCGTACCCGCCCTGCACGGCCCCGACGGGGTGGACCGCGGCGCGGACGGCGAGGTGACCGGCTTCGTGCTGAGCGGCGAGGGCGTCCCCACCACCTACATCTCCGGCGACAACGCCTCGGTCAAGGTGGCCGGGCAGGTCGGCGACCGGGTCAAGAAGGAGATCGGCCCCATCGACACGGCCATCCTCTTCGCCGGTGCCGCCCGCACCCCCGCGATCCTCGACAACGCACCGCTGACCCTCACCTCACGCAACGCCGCCCTGGTGGCCAAGGACCTCGACCCCCGCCGGGTGGTCGCGGTGCACACCGACAGCTGGAACATCTACTCCGAGGACATGAAGTCACTCGAGAAGGCGTTCCAGGACCAGGGCATCGCGGACAAGCTGGTCGGCCTGGAGCCGGACGGCACCCCGCGGAAGCTGTCCTGA
- a CDS encoding TetR/AcrR family transcriptional regulator has translation MSTARERILDATAELLATKDALAISTRAICDRAGVGMPEIYRQFGDKQGLLTAVADLGFQRFLANKRRNPLTGDPVADLRTAWDSHVAFALDNPHLYRLMFTPTADARPQAIGEAQALLRSAVERCRAAGRLRTDPELAARSILSANVGVCVMALSFPDPFGGLDISRSVRDAVIGKVTGDEREDTRIGTATVLAQALVGTLTGTAAVDGAALDRLAHALRPPVPSADT, from the coding sequence ATGTCGACGGCACGAGAGCGCATCCTGGACGCCACCGCGGAACTCCTCGCCACCAAGGACGCGCTGGCGATCTCCACCCGGGCCATCTGCGACCGGGCCGGCGTCGGCATGCCGGAGATCTACCGTCAGTTCGGCGACAAGCAGGGGCTGCTCACGGCGGTGGCCGACCTCGGCTTCCAGCGCTTCCTCGCCAACAAGCGGCGCAATCCGCTCACCGGCGACCCGGTGGCCGACCTGCGCACGGCCTGGGACAGCCATGTCGCGTTCGCGCTGGACAACCCCCACCTGTACCGGCTGATGTTCACACCGACGGCGGACGCCAGGCCCCAGGCGATCGGGGAGGCGCAGGCCCTGCTCCGGTCGGCCGTGGAGCGGTGCCGTGCCGCCGGGCGGCTGCGGACCGATCCGGAGCTGGCCGCCCGGTCGATCCTCTCGGCCAACGTGGGCGTCTGCGTGATGGCGCTGTCCTTCCCCGATCCGTTCGGCGGCCTCGACATCTCGCGGTCGGTGCGGGACGCGGTGATCGGGAAGGTCACCGGCGACGAGCGGGAGGACACGCGGATCGGCACCGCGACCGTCCTCGCCCAGGCGCTCGTCGGCACCCTCACGGGCACGGCCGCCGTGGACGGCGCCGCACTCGACCGCCTGGCCCACGCGCTACGGCCGCCGGTCCCCTCCGCGGACACCTGA